Below is a window of Gopherus evgoodei ecotype Sinaloan lineage chromosome 21, rGopEvg1_v1.p, whole genome shotgun sequence DNA.
AGTTTTGGCATTTTAGTTTCAAGCCCAAGTTCACAGCCTGCTGTTTGTAGCAAGAGAGAATCCATCTTGGCTAGAATGTTGCATTGGGTTGTGCTTTGCTCCATCCTTCACATGGCGTTTTATCAAGCCACATCCTGAGCCAGAAATTTAGATGGTGCaaactgatgtagctccattgactttaaggaAGACACACCAATTCAGGTGTGTGATAACTCATTCCTAGTTAATAGCAGTGATAAGTGATGTGCATTGTTGAAATTCACAATATGAGATATTGCTGCGGGGAATCAGGGCCACTCCTGCTGTTACTGTAATCCCCACCACTGTCTTTGTCTTTCCCTCCACAGCCATCACACAATGAACTGAGATAGAAAATGTCCAACGAAACCACCTTGTCCAAGTTCCTTCTGGAATTCTCTGACAttcgggagctgcagattttacatTTTGTGATGTTCCTGATGATTTACCTGGTAGGCCTGATGGGAaatcttctcatcatcacagcTGTTGCCCTTGACCACCATCTTCAcatccccatgtacttcttcctcgtGAACCTATCCATCCTAGACCTTGGttccatctctgtcaccatccccaaatccatggtcAATTCCCTCATGCACACCAAGGTAATTTCTTATCCCGGATGTGTCACCCAAGTGTTTCTGTTTGTAATCTTCACTTCAACTGATCTTGCCTTACTCACCATCATGGCATATGACAGATAtgtcgccatctgccaaccactgcactacgAGAGCAtaatgaacaggagagcttgtgtccaaatggcagccagtgcctggattaCTGGTATTGTCTACTCTGCATTGCACACCGGGAACACTTTCAGGTTACCCTTCTGCCAGACAAATGTCATccaccagttcttctgtgaaatcccccagctacTCAAGCTCGCCTGTTCTGACTCATACCTCAGTGAAATTGGGCTTCTTGCCTTTGGTGTGTTTTTAAGTTTAAACTGCTTTGTCTTTATAATTCTGtcttatgttcagatcttcaaagcagtgctgagaatcccctctgagcagggccagcgtaaagccttctccacttgccttcctcacctcattgtggtctgTTTGTTACTTTGCACTGGCTTCTTTGAGTACatgaaacccacctccagctcagcATCAAATGTGGATCTCATGATGGGTGTTCTATATTCCCTGGTGCCTCCAGTGATGAATccgatcatctacagcatgagaaaCACGGAGATCAGAGCTGCATTAAAGAAACTGATTGTTTGGAGGTTTATTACCAAGAATTAAAATGTCCATCATTAGTACTTGATTGAGATGTCATTCTGAGCTTCTTCGTGGATATAATCAACTTATGACAAAATTGTCTCCTTGAGAACACGGTGCAATCTGTTTATGAATTCATAAAATCCAGACTAATTCCTTTGAAGTTAAATGAGTTAGTTtagaattacaccagtgtaaataagatcagaatctaGATATCTATCCATAAATGTACATACACACCTATTTCTCTTTGGGATTTATACTGCTAACATTGCCATACTATCTGGGCATGTTGCACAGAATATCAACAGCCATAGCTAGGTTACTAGTGAACATgaaatctctttcttttcttctttttggggGTAGAAATTGTAGGTGGAGTTTGaaaggtttggtttgtttgtttgcttgattgtttttttttcttgtttcattttgttgattcTTTGGTTGACTTTTCTTTTGTTACAGATGACTTTTTGCGATAGGAATTTGCAGGGTGGAATATGTTTGATTAAATGTAGGAATCAGATTATTCTTTCATTTAGTCACGTTGTCAATGTCATAATCTCTTAGAAAGGGTTTTCGGAGAGACCAGAGGTTTCCCTTTCCCTAGGGATGAAGAATTTAAAACAAGTTTCTGTAAGTGTGTGGCTAGCTGAGTTCcttttaaacaattattttaatgttattaGAAAGATTGCCTTCTGCACACGTCCCCTCTTCTTCGTCATCTCAGCAactgcctcttcacccagacaCTATTATAGAGACTATGTCCCTTGCCAGCTCAAGTTCACACAATATCCCAACATAAGCAACTCTGCATATGGAAACGTGGTATTAGGAAAGCATTTAAGGCCTGATTAATGTTTAAGGACTATAAACCAGTGTCCAAGGCTTTGGCTCCAGGAGTCATGACATTacaagagaatctcagcttccatttcctACTATAGCCGTTTTCTAATCCTCGTGGTTGaaaaggaaagcttgaaaatgtttcCCAAGACAAAAGCCAAGTGTAATCAATAGAGCAATGTCTCCCTGAGTCTTGCACGAGCCAATCACTCATGGAATGGAGTCGGCTCTCCTCAGTTAACCAATGCAACACCTGCCTCAATCTATAGACAGCCTGTTACAATTGCTCTGAGAGGGGGAAAATGCATAGGGCATAACGATGCAGCTACATCTTCCTTAGTGTGCAAAGAGCCTGAACCAGTCACAAAGTTAACTCCATAAGGCTGAGACGCAAACAGCTGTTCTGGGACTGCTCTCACCATCCGTGGATAGATGGGGCAATTCTGAGAGATACAACCCCATTTTTTACAGTCGTGACACCTCTTTTCCCCACTCTTTCCTGGGGTACCTCTGAGGAGACCTGTGTCCTGCTGGAGTACATCCTTCCTCTGGGTGAGTGTCCATGACTGGGctttttcctgctctctaattCCTCATTATCTCTGTTATGATACCTAGTGAGTTTCTATACATTCATCAACCAATTTCCCAGCTGGGTGCCCATTTCACAGGTTTCTCTCTATGAACCGTGATATCAATATCATAGAATATTTTATGGTTATTTAAATGGGATGGAGGTTCTAAGAAATGAGAATCTCAAATTCATATAAACTAGacatgataagaacataagaacggacatattgggtcagaccagaggtccatctaacgcagtatcctgtcttctgacagtggccaatgcctggtgcctcggagggaatgaacagaacaggaaatcatcaagtgatccatcctgtcgcccattcccagcttctggcaaacagaagataGGGACAtaattcctgcccatcctggttaatagccatttatggacctatcctccatgaatttatctaattctttttgaaccatattataatcttggccttctcAACATCCTCTGGGAAAGAGTTCCACGAGTTGACtatgctttgtgtgaagaaatacttccttttgtttgttttaaatctgctgcctattaaagtCATTGGGTGACCTTTAGTTCTTCtggtatgagaaggagtaaatttccttatttactttctccacaccagtcataattttatagacctctatcatatccctcttagTTGTCTCCTTTCcgtgctgaaaagtcccagtcttattaatctctccccatacagAAAGCCATTGCATACCCccagtcattttgttgccctttttttcaccttttccaattccaatatatgttTTTTTTAGATAGAGCAAATTacctgcacatagtattcaagatatgggatcaccatgaatttatataaaggcaatatgatattttatgtgtTAGCAatgcctttcctaatgattcccaacattctgttcacattTTTTGACAGCAACTGCATATTGAGTGTaagtttgcagagaactatccacattgactccaagatctctttcttgagggtaacagctaatttagaccccatcattttaaatctatagttgggattatgttttccaatgtgcattactttgtatcaacattgaatttcatctgccattttgttgcccagttatccagttttatgagatctcttcgtaactcttcacagtctactttgCACTTAACTCTCTTGAAttgttttatatcatctgcaaattttgccgcctcaactctttacccctttttccagatcatttataaataagttGAACGGTACTGGTCACAGTAGTGATCCCTGGGGGGACAccacaatttttctctctccattctgaaaaaatgaccatttattcctgccctttgtttcctatcttttagccagttactgatccatgagaggaccttccctctatTCCCATGGCagattactttgcttaagagcctttggtgcgggaccttgtcaaaggctttctaaaaatctaaatacactatatccactggatcccctttttCCACCTgatgttgaccccctcaaagatttCTAGTAGATTaatgaggcataatttccctttacaaaaaacattttgactcttcctcaacaaatcacattcatctatgtatctgataattctgttcttaactatagtttcaaccactttgcccggtactgaagtcaggcgtACCAGACTGCAATTGCCAGGATTacctctggaacctttttttaaaaattggtgtgaCATttgctatcctctagtcatctggcacagaagctgatttaaatgatagcttTCATACCACAATTTCAAATACTGTAAT
It encodes the following:
- the LOC115638215 gene encoding olfactory receptor 14C36-like gives rise to the protein MSNETTLSKFLLEFSDIRELQILHFVMFLMIYLVGLMGNLLIITAVALDHHLHIPMYFFLVNLSILDLGSISVTIPKSMVNSLMHTKVISYPGCVTQVFLFVIFTSTDLALLTIMAYDRYVAICQPLHYESIMNRRACVQMAASAWITGIVYSALHTGNTFRLPFCQTNVIHQFFCEIPQLLKLACSDSYLSEIGLLAFGVFLSLNCFVFIILSYVQIFKAVLRIPSEQGQRKAFSTCLPHLIVVCLLLCTGFFEYMKPTSSSASNVDLMMGVLYSLVPPVMNPIIYSMRNTEIRAALKKLIVWRFITKN